The DNA sequence CGGAAGTGTTGGATTTTTGCAATCTTTTAGTTTCCTGTTATTTTCTTATTTGGTTTTTAAAATTTTCGACCATTATAAATTACGATTAGCAGCGCTTGTTTTATTGGTTTTATCACCGAGTTATTTGTGGGAAGTTTATACCAAAAGTGATCTTTTATCAAATTTCATTCTAGTTATCGGTTTTTCTTATATAATCTGGGCTCAATTTATCCATCATAAAAAAATCAAAATAGAGTGGGTTTCAATACTCACCGCCCTCATTTTTCTTACACGGCTTTCGGTCGTAATTCCCTTGATTGTTATTTTATTTAAAGCATTTTACAAATTTACTGTCAGAGAAAAATTGCGTTTTATCTCTGTTTTTATTTTGGTGGTTTCTGGATTTATATATTTCTTTTTTCGGAATGCTGCGAACTGGGATACGATTTTAGAACATAATCCATTTACCATTCAAGGAAGTAAGCAGCCTTTATTTCTAAGTCTTTCATATATCGTAATGGCGGTAATTTTGGCTTTCAAGGTAAAATCTTATTTTAATATTGCTTTGTTTTCAGGATTGGTTTTATTTATCGCTGTATTTATTCCTTACCTATTGTATTTGGTGGAGTACGGATATGAAAACATAATGACTAATTCTTTTTTTGATTTGAGTTTTTTCAACATGTCGATGCCTTTTTTAATCGTAAGTTTGATTTTCATTTTGAAGAGAAATTTTAATATCAGTAAGAAATGATTTCGGTAATTATTCCCATGTACAATGCAGAAAAGGTTATTGTTAATGCCTTAGATTCTGTTAAAAATCAAACTTCGAAACATGATTTCGAAATTCTGGTTGTCAATGATGGTTCTGCCGATAAAAGTAAGGAAGTGGTTGAAACTTATATTCAACAAAATCCCGAACTTAATATTCTATTAATTAACCAAGAAAACGGCGGAGTTTCTAAAGCCAGAAATACTGGTTTAGAAGTGTCTAAAGGTGATTATATCGCTTTGTTAGATTCAGATGATGAATGGTATCCACAGAAAACAGAAAGACAAATTAGTGTTTTAGAAAACGGGAATTTAGTAGTCGATTTTATAGGATCTCGAAGAACGAATCATGAAATTCTTTATCCTTACAAAATTGATAAAAATAATCTTGCACTCATTACTTTTCGTAAATTAATGTTCAGAAATGAAACGCAACCATCTACCGTTATTTTTAAACGTAAAGTTTTAAATAATAGTGGTTTGTTTGATGGGAACCAGCGATATTCTGAAGATTTGAATTATTGGTTAAAAGTTTCCGAGCATAATAAAATGTACATTTTAAATGAAGAACTGGTTTTGACTGGTGCTGGGAAAAGAACCTTTGGCGTTTCCGGACTATCTGCGAATTTGGTAGAAATGGAAAAAGGTTTTCAGAAAAATTTGAAAGAAGTTTTTAAATTAAAGAGAATTGGTATCGCTGAGTATATTGGATATTTCATTTTTTATAAATTGAAGTACATCTTTAGAATTAGCAGAAATAAAATGTTAAAATTTCAAGGAAAATAGAATTTTTAGTTGACGATAAAAGTTTTAATTTCATACATTTATAGAGAAACTATCTTTGTTGGATTTTACAAAATAGAATTATAAACCCGAACTTTCGGAAATATCAAACGGATCAATTTGAAAAATATATTAATCACCGGAGGAGCCGGATTTATC is a window from the Kaistella flava (ex Peng et al. 2021) genome containing:
- a CDS encoding glycosyltransferase family 2 protein, yielding MISVIIPMYNAEKVIVNALDSVKNQTSKHDFEILVVNDGSADKSKEVVETYIQQNPELNILLINQENGGVSKARNTGLEVSKGDYIALLDSDDEWYPQKTERQISVLENGNLVVDFIGSRRTNHEILYPYKIDKNNLALITFRKLMFRNETQPSTVIFKRKVLNNSGLFDGNQRYSEDLNYWLKVSEHNKMYILNEELVLTGAGKRTFGVSGLSANLVEMEKGFQKNLKEVFKLKRIGIAEYIGYFIFYKLKYIFRISRNKMLKFQGK